A single genomic interval of Zingiber officinale cultivar Zhangliang chromosome 4A, Zo_v1.1, whole genome shotgun sequence harbors:
- the LOC121971394 gene encoding DNA polymerase delta subunit 4-like — MASSGLKNFYRQKKKGGVAKPSSNRSFAGKSPTVSLSHLVDPVPSPLHGSGAGSDKASLAAGIGEEEDEKLRQFDMDMRYGPCIGLSRTDRWERAAAMGLNPPTEVEAILLKSSAAASGCLWDGRV, encoded by the exons ATGGCGTCGAGCGGCCTGAAGAATTTCTATCGCCAGAAGAAGAAAGGGGGCGTCGCCAAGCCCTCCTCCAACCGGAGCTTCGCCGGAAAGTCTCCCACCGTCTCCCTCTCCCACCTCGTCGATCCAGTCCCATCACCCTTGCATG GTTCTGGTGCGGGGAGCGATAAGGCGTCCCTGGCCGCCGGGATCGGTGAGGAGGAGGACGAGAAGCTGCGGCAGTTCGATATGGACATGAGGTACGGCCCCTGCATCGGGCTCAGCCGGACGGATCGATGGGAGCGGGCGGCCGCCATGGGGCTGAATCCACCCACCGAAGTGGAGGCCATCCTGTTGAAATCGTCCGCCGCCGCCTCTGGATGCCTCTGGGATGGACGAGTCTAA